One Dunckerocampus dactyliophorus isolate RoL2022-P2 chromosome 18, RoL_Ddac_1.1, whole genome shotgun sequence genomic region harbors:
- the csdc2b gene encoding cold shock domain-containing protein C2 isoform X2, with the protein MADPTSPPETPLRSPDAPLTVSFPFLREGSRVWEERGEQALPRELPSPLPTKRTRTYSATVRAHSGPVFKGVCKNFSRSQGHGFIRPSHGGEDIFVHISDIDGEYVPVEGDEVTYKVCRVPPKNLKVQAVEVKIIHLNPGTKHETWSGQIISS; encoded by the exons ATGGCGGACCCCACGTCGCCCCCCGAGACTCCCCTACGATCCCCAGACGCCCCGCTCACCGTGTCCTTTCCCTTCCTGAGGGAGGGGAGTCGGGTGTGGGAGGAAAGAGGGGAGCAGGCGCTGCCCAGGGAGCTCCCCAGCCCGCTGCCAACCAAACGCACTCGCACCTACTCAGC CACGGTCCGAGCTCACTCAGGTCCGGTGTTCAAGGGCGTTTGTAAGAACTTCTCCAGGTCACAGGGACACGGCTTTATCCGGCCCAGCCACGGTGGCGAAGACATCTTTGTTCACATCTCAGA CATCGACGGGGAGTATGTTCCAGTTGAAGGCGACGAGGTCACATACAAAGTGTGCAGAGTCCCTCCCAAGAACCTGAAGGTGCAAGCAGTGGAGGTGAAGATCATTCACCTGAACCCAGGCACTAAACACGAGACCTGGTCCGGCCAGATCATCAGTTCTTAG